The genomic interval TAGGCATCCTGGTGGTCAGCTGCTGATTCTGGGAGGGAGAAGCTGCTGCATTGGTTGACCATTTAGAGTGGGTTGGGGTCTTTAAATCAATGCTGGGCTGGCTCTTAGGACTGATTCCAGGCTCTTTGGGTTGATGCCAGGCTTTTGGGACTGATGCCAGGCTCTGAGGACTGATACAAGTCTCTTTGAATTAATGCCAAGCTCTTTGGTTCAATGCCGTCGCTCATCCTTTTCTCCTTTTATGTCGGCTTTGGACTCTGAGTTCCTGAgtgtatatccacactgcagaattaaaacagtttgacatcacttgaactgctatgactctattttgcaaaaccctgggatttgtaggcaccagagctctctgacggatcGAGCTGaataccttgccaaactacaaaagGTTCAGGCACCGGTCCTGGACATCTGGGAATCTTATTCAGGTTAGATATGAACCAGTGACTATCCTACAGAAGGGACTGTTTCctacacagagagaaaaggagcaggcagacagctttttcaaaacaaaacaaactcaaaCACAAATTACTGTCATCGCAATCTGGATCGGGAAGAATGTGCACACACAGCTCTGTGTCAAAAAGCCACGCACAAAACAAGGCCTTTGCCGGCACAATTCCTCCGGCCGTTCCCTATTGTGCCGAAATTTCAGGCCGTTCTGCTGCCTCAACTGCAAGAGAGAGCTTTTCtgtaaatacattaataaatctATTTCATCTTCACTATGCTTTTGCCAGGACACGGTTTTGGGTGGAAAATGGTTTAGACTAATGCAAAACCATGTGGGAAGCCACAATTCTAACTCAAAGTCTGTTGTTCCCCCCTTTTCCCTATCTTCTTATGTCTTCTGGGGTAGAACCGAGAagcatggccatgttagtctgagaaatcaggatgcaaagggatcttttagcatctttgagactaaggtccaaaacacactgcagaaataattcagtttgagaccgctttaactgccctgggatgagtgttagggaatcctgtgaattgtagtttatggtggcacttctctgacagagaaggctaaatgtctcacaaaactacagctcccagaattccctagcattgagccagggaagttaaagcggtccgaaactgcattatttctgcattgtgttttggacctctctgaaagaaagaatctggtAGCACAACTTGAGTCTCCTTCTCAAAGGCATGGAGTGGAGGAAGAAATTGTAGCATGCAAgttaccaaatgcatctgaagaagcaggccTAGTGGTCTTGTGGTAGATGCCTGGGACACGCCATTGTCTCTGAGGTTAAAGGTTTGATTGACCTTGTTCTGTACCTCCTGAGCATGATGCACTAAGTGCCAAAAGCACCTGCAGTAACAGCGGCTGCCGCATCCCTTTGGACTCCTGGCCATTAGCTGAGTGAATGTGTCTTCTGCTCGACCGAGTGCtccggatggatggatggatggatggatggatggatggatggatggggagggGGATTGGGTGGTTGCATGCATGCAGTTTTGAGggcaaacaaagcaaaagaaactgCATTCAGTCCCCTGTCTGTTCTCAGAGGCCCCTGGAAGTTTGGGGAGCGAAGCCGCAAAAGTGAGTGCAGCTGGGTGCATACGATTGTGCGTAAAACTCCAGTTCTCCCTGGGCTTTTGTTTCAGTGGCCGCCAGCCGATGTGGATCTTAACAGTGCAATCTGGAAAGGAAACAGGTTCTTAGCTTCCTGAGAGAGAGACACCTAGGAATAGACTGTGGCCatgctttgctgttgttttttgcttGCAGACATTTCAACATTTCTTCATGGATGAAAAGAACTCATAAAACTAAAAGCAGGGGAAGTCAAATGCATCAGTTTTTCTTATCCCTCTTTGGAAATCTCCCTCCTTGGGTACCAAACAAGGACCAGTGTCTGAGACTGGGGCTCCCAGCAGAGCCTGGTTTCAGAGCAGAGTGGAGAAATCCCAGGGTGAAAGCATCACCTTAAAAATCTACCTGTCCTTCTGTCCCTGCGCACTTTTTTGCAAGGACCTTGTTTCCCATGAAATCCCTATGTGTGCATGTTCCTCCACAaaatgattcccaaactgtgaataatcTTCGAAAATGTATTTCAATTTGCACCATTTTCAACAGCTTCCTCGCAGCAAAGCGAAAAAGGGTAAAATGATTCATTCTTGCTGGAGAAGATGAAATTCATGAGGCTCTATGCATCCCTAGCCCTGGGCCCTGTGTCTGAACAGGGGCTTTCTCAAATAAATTAACGATagaatgaacgaatgaatgaatgaattctcTGCCGGCTGAAAGGCAGGAAGGCTTTTCGAGCTTCTGAGTGACTTTAATCCCACTCAGATCTTTATTTTTAGGTTGAAGATACATCAGAGTAACTAGGCAACTGGGAATGATACCATTGCGTTCTTTGGGAGTGGGAGGCAAGCAGAAAGTCACACTTTTTATGGGAAGGTTGGGAGAAGTCTTGAGTGAAATGTTCACGGTTGGATCCCTGGGCTTTGGAAATCCATAGGAAAGGAAGGTGTCAGATCAAACTGATCCCAAGATCCCCCTGAAGCAGGAAAGTAGAGGAAAACACAGCAAtcctggcttgcttcacagaggAACATTTGGCCCCTGGACCCTTGCAATTGCCTAACCTTACATTCTTCATCAGTAGGTAGCTGTGCAATCCAACAATACCTGAAGGGCCATACATGTCTAGCCCTGCTTTGTGTATTTGtgatgcattttctttctttcttgtgtatTTGTGATGCATTGTCTCACCTTTGGAGACCAGAGATGTAACAATCTGGATTCTTGTGGGTTTCCTGCTCAATTTCCCCTTTAACAGTTCTTCTAGGGTGAAAAAATAACAGATTTGCACTTCCTTTGCCTTCAAATGACAGCCCTGGAACTGTCTCATTGGTGGCAATTAAACATTTTTAGCACTAAGAAGCAGGCAGAACTGGGAATAGGGGCCGCAGTCTGTAATTTACAGCCAGGGCTTCCTTAAGAAGCGACAATTATTCGGTGACTtggttttttcctttcctttctgtgaTTTTTGGGTGTGTACAAAATCCCCCAAGTGTTGCAAAGAAGAATCTTCTGACATCAATTGCCAAATTCCTTTTGGGAGGTGGGTGGGAGAGAGGTtggaaaacatagaatcatagaattgtagacttggaagagaacccaagggccatccagtccaaccccattctgccatgcaggaactcaccatcaaggcatccctgacagatggccatccatgcaGTAGGGGAAAGCCCTAAATTTGGCATGGAATTGCAAGCATGGAATGTGCAAAGGAAAATGCTTTCTGGCTGACGATTACGTTTCCTCCAAGGACAGTTTCTGTGGTACCTGAGACcccaaccttttttaaaaattccccaaAACTCTTTTTGGCCCCAAATGTCCCTTAAATCATCTAATCCCATGTTAGACCAAGCCACTGTAGACTCATGAGAAGAAGCTTCCTCCCCACAATAGAAACAGTCCAAAAATACATGGCAAAATTTTCCAGATGCCTttgagacaaaaaacaaacaaaaaccctttgCAATATTTATGattttgggcgagtcacactctctcagcctcacaggaaggcaatgggggAAACTTCcccaaacaaatcctgccaagaaaagcccatgataggttcgccttaagtcagaaatgacttgaaggcacacaacaacaaacccttgATCAAATGATCCAGTCTTGCCTATAAGAATGAATTTTATAACTTCCAGCTGCTGTCTGCATAATGTGCCATTGGTATTAGAGCATCATGAAGAATGtgcccttccctgcctccttgcAGAtccacagaagaaggagaagaagaccacatcTCTGTCCAAAGATGAGCGAGGAAACCATCCCGGAGGAGGTCTCCTCTTCCTTGCCCACCCAGAGCCAGAACTTCAACCGCTTCTCCGAAGATGACCCGGAGTACCTACGCATCCGGAACATGGCCGCTGACCTGCGCCAGGACTTCAACCTGATGGAGCAGAAGAAGAGGGTCACCATGATCCTGCAGAGCCCCGTGAGTAGCTCCCACCTTGTGGCAGTTGGCCCAAAATGTCCTTCCATTCCTTAAAACATAcctttaaaactttctgttttaaatgtctctctgaataaaaaggttttagcttgccaggacaacaaggagggcctcattctggcctccctggtcaaggagttccagagactagggacagccatggaaaaggccctctcttgcatccccatGAATTGTGCTTGTAATGGCGGTGAGACCAAGATGATCCAGGCTCCAGAGGGTCCAGTCTGCCAAAGAGCCTGGATCAGaggcatttagggctttatagctcCTAACCTGCACTTTAAATTATGCCCAGAATCATCCGTTGCCCCTGTTTCTCACCTGCCACTTGCTCTTCCTTCCCCTAAGCAACTGAGCTGGACATATACATTGTGATGGCCCTACTCTTAGTGGAGCAAGCGTCAGATTCATTCCTGAGAATCCCTCAGAAGTTCCCAACATGAGAAAGACCCAAAGAGTGCAACCAAGCTGAACAAAGGAGGGCTCAGCTTGGCAAAAACCAGCATGGTTCAGGATATCTGTGGTGTCTTCAGTCTTTCAGGGAGGAGCTGGAGAGCCTCATCCAAGAGCAAATGAAGAAAGGGAACAACTCCAGCATCTGGGCCCTTCGGCAGATTGCGGACTTCATGGCCAACACCTCTCCTTCCGTCTTCCCCACATCGCCTTTGAGTATGTGGACAATCTTTTCAGTCTCTTGCATGGAAATGTTTGGGCTCCCAgggctttctcttttcctgaGATGACTCCTTGTGATGCCATGGGAGGCAGACTCTGGTGATGCTACAAGGTTGGTGTAAAGAGGTGCAGCCCTTGTTGATGCCAGTCTGCATCATATGTAGAGCACCAACCACAATTGCACCAAGGATGCaatttggataaaaaaaaaaccaggtctAATGAacataatacacacatacacacatatgtgcacactTTTCAAAGCAGTGTGTTCTCTTCCTGAGATTTCTTCCCCTTGCCTTGGACACCAGAGAAAAGCCTAGGGATTTAGGAACCTTAGCCTGCAAGCatgttttccttctccttcccttcccactctctcctgccatccacagatttgcaTGAGTCTCTCATAAATGTTCACCGTATCGTCATCACCAATGTATGAATCACAGCCCCCCATGAATAGTATCTGGAGCTCTATGTACTGCTCTACCAAAAACAAGACacaaaaactgtttttcaaaCCCTGAgatgggaccctttcacactacacagacatagtgctctaattccactttagTGCTATAGTTCCACCcaaggaatcatgggatttgcagtttatggtgGGGTGTTGACAGCTCTCAACAAGAGAGTTGTAGTACCTCactaagctgcaaatcccaggattcaacaaaGTGTAGCCGAGGCAATGAAAGCGGAAACCTAATGCTGTCATTGTGTTGGGTGGGAAAGGGTCCatggttttctttgcttttgccttcaatTTTTGGCAATCCCTGCAGCCCTTGGGCAGAGAACTAGCCTACAGATCCAGCAAATGCATCCCACGCAAATACCTGAATCATCATCAGTAATGGCCAGGAAAAGGATGTCTTGAGCAGTCCAGTCCTCCCTGGCTTTGTCATTGGACTCCTTCACCATCCCTTTCATATTGATAAGGCTGGCAGGAGTGTGGGAAGCAGCAGAGATGAAGAGCATCTTGGGCCACACTGGGATAAAGTGCCGCGTGACTCATTCACAAAGCATGGCTCATCTCCTGAGGAGAGCACAGAGCTGGTCACCAATCCAGCTTTGCAACCATGATGTGGGTGGGGGACAGGCAATGGACAGTGGGTGTGATAACAGGGCGAGGGGCACCTGgtactaggaatggaaaggataTGGATGGTGATTTGCCTCCTGGTTGGGGGAGACTTGCTGTTTTGGGTTTGGTTTGATTGAAGGCTGAACCCTCCTCTTGACCTCTCTCTTTCAGACCTCTCCACAGTGACCCCCATCAATGACCTCCATGCCACAGACTCTGCAGTCCTGGCCAAGGGAGAGAGGCTCATGCGCTGCAAGCTGGGCAGTGTCTACCGTCTACTGGATCTTTATGGCTGGGCACAGCTCAGCAGCACCTCCGTCACGGTGAGGGACCCCTCCTCGGACCCCTGTACCATCAGCCCTTAACATGTTTAGCTATTGCTGAGTGCCCAGTCCAAATAAAACTAGGCTCCTTACactttttttcttgctgttgctgttctAAAATCTCACCTTATCACCTTTGGCTTGAGACAGGTGACTGTCCTTTGGAAATGCCAATCTGGCACATCTTTACAATGAAGAGAAGGACTCAGTGGCAAACAGATGAATGCATGGGGGGCATTAGGTGGCCAATAGGCAGACAGTAGTTGTGGGGGAAGCAGATGGAAATCCTTTCGGGGGGATGAGATCGTCATTCACcgttctctctcttcccttccttccttccttccttccttccttccttcctagctgCGAGTCAGTAAAGAGCAGGATCATTTCCTGGTTTGCCCTGGGGGCCTGTCCTGCCATGAAGTTACAGCTTCTAGCTTGGTGAGTACTCAAAACTCGACTGGTTCCACATAAAAGAATGACAATATCTTAGGCCAGTGACACAgcggggtccggaccccccttccaaaGCTGCAATGGAATACAATGAACGGCGTGCGTGCTGCCACaccgccatgcccaagccccccttcccaaaatcctggccaCATCCCTGCTTAGGCACTGATGGCAACAACGACACCAACACACATTTTGTTCAGGCATGGATGTGTTCCAGAGGTCCCAGGAGCCATTTCCTGCCCATCTTTTTCTCACTGACATGACCAACTCCTTCTGGCAAAACTGcattgtgtacatttacagtgctatagaaataaactataataataataatgcaagatGCAGCTGTGAAGCATGACTTGTTTTAGGTTTTGATATTTTTGGCAGACTATATGGCCCCTGCAAGGCCCCAGAAAAGGAACAATGACCCCCAGTATCCCACCCTTCCCTAAGGAGATGCTATCACTCCTTTTCACCCACTTGGACTTCCACATCCcctgttcctttctctttttttactctGCAGATCAAAGTGAACATTCTTGGGGAAGTGGTAGAGCAAGGGAGCACCAATTTTCCAGTGGATACACAAGGATTTAGCCTCCATTCTGCCATCTATGCAGCCAGACCTGACGTACGGTGCATCATCCATCTGCGCACACCTGCCACCGCTGCGGTAAGGAAGGCCATCCATCTTGCTGGCAAGGCAGCAAGAGTGAGGAGACTAGGCACTACTTGGGATTTGTATCAACCCCTGAAAGCTGATCCACAGACAAACATGTCAGGGGTGGACAGATCTATGAAGGGCTAGACTTGGATATTGACCTTTGTGTCTCCCTCACCTGCCTTCCAGGTGTCTGCTATGAAACATGGCCTCATGCTGATTTCCCATGATGCGCTGCTGGCAGGAGAGATGGTGTATTTTGACTTCAATGGTGAGATGGAGGAAGAAGCAGACAGAGTCGAGCTGCAGAAGTGTCTTGGGCCCACCTGCAAGGTTAGGACCAAGGGACGTTCCTTGACAGCCAATTTGGACTGTGCTTTGGGCACCATGATACCTGGGACTTGCCTTGGGATGTAGACCTCTGAGCTGAGGGTGAGCTCCATGTTTTGGGAGTCCCTGGAGCAGCATGAGAATGACCCTAAACTGGGACAAATTCACAATACAGCTGCCAGCATTTGGGCATTTTTTCCAATGGGATTCTCCCTTTGCTGTTTCTCTTGGCAGGTCTTAGTGCTGCGAAATCATGGCCTGGTGGCTCTTGGAGACACAGTCGAAGAAGCCTTCTACAAGATCTTCCATTTGCAGGCTGCCTGCGAAGTACAGGTGAGCAATGGATGAAACACATGCGCACAATTTCACTCTTACTTACTCTTATCATATCTCTGACAAGAGAGACAAGCTCAAGACCAAAGGGTGCTAGACCATGCTCCTTGGGtgcatctgcagtgtagaaagaatgcagtttgacacccctttaagtgctctgtttccatcctatggaatcctgggattggtagtttgacgcggtctttagccttctctgccaaagagtcctgGAAAGGCAAAGACAGCTTTTTCTGACAGTTGGAAATGTCCCCCTGGAAAGTGATTCTGGAGCAGAGGATGAGGGGAAGTGTGAAGAAAAGGTGCTCTAGATGGCAAACTCTGAGCATGGCTTGCATTGTCACTGGCTGCCCTCTGCTGGGGCCACATAATGCGTCCACCATGACCACAGTCCGGGGAAAAATTGCAGAGGACATTGCATGCATGAGCTTATATGATCTCTCATCagcccttcttctttctctgtgcAGCCTGGCATCCATCCTATTTCTTTCTTGGCCAAGTTACACAGTGATTTGTAGGATTCCAAAGAATGGAACAGAATTACTAAGCAGTTAAGACTGTAGCTAAATCCTTCTGGTGTTGCAGCTCAATACCACTTTGgatgccatggctccctccttggaCATCTGAGGATTTAGAGAAGTCTCTTCTAGGGAGCTTTAGCTTGTTTCCCTGAACTACAGCAGGGAATTCAGTCTCTTcccccaaactacagatcccaggattccatggtagGGAAGcaggatagttaaagtggcaccaaagtGCCGTGACTGCATTCTTCTGGAAACATTGGGGGttgcacaaaaacacaaaaggggaaaggttatacatgtatttttgcacaaatCGGTTCACAAAAACATTTTGGGATGTGCAAATACCAGGCAAAAACTGAGCAAACCTCTTGTGTTTTGTGTTATTCTTCATGACCACATTTTCTTAAGTGTCAGGTAATCCATTTTCATCCAGGCAATAATGAATGGTGAAATATATTTatagataaacacacacatacaatcccatctctctctttctcacacactcacacactgcTTTTTCCCTTCTGCCCCCATTTGCACttggtctgatgatgatgatgatgatgatgatgatgatgatgatgatgatgataaattttattataaatttgatttctttcccccctttccttgaGGCGGAGtaaagcacattaaaacacaattaaaatggcataaacccacagttaaagtgcaatactataaaatcattaaaatacactgatAGGGTTCACGTAGAGATTAAAAAGTCATGACTAGATAAGTGAAAAGTGGGATTTTGCACAGGTTCAGTGCCTGGGCCCCAGTTATTGCTGCTGGCTTCTTGCTGTTGCGCTATTGTCTGCCCCTCTGAGCATCACCCTAATTCTTCAGCCGGAAGAAACTAGGTCAGCCATGTGCTGCTGGCGCCTGGCATGGATGTGCCATCTTCAGGGGAAGGGCTGGCATTACAGAGACAGTACcaggctcttccttcttctgcactGCCTAGGtgatagcaacagcaataacatttacatttctaaaccaCTTCATAGAGAACTAGCACTTCCTacgcagtttacaatctgtaagccaattgcccccaacattttTCCGACctaaaaaaagatggaaggctgagtcaaccttggagccctgtgggattgaactcacaaccttgtggcttcaggaccagcatttaaccagaGAGCCACCAGTGATCAAAGAAACCAGCTGGTGGCTCTGGTGGCACTTCGGTGGGTGGCATAGGGCAGTGGTGCcacccagtgcaataactcaCGGTGTCACCTCTCCCGACATTGACCTCCTCACATAccagaccatacagaatccttagaaatgtttttCATATAGTCTTCTTATCCACAGACTTGACACCCATGGATTAGTGCTTCCGCAGATGGCAactccattgttttaaatggaggTGCATGGCCATGCACACATTGCATCCCCATAGGAaggaatgggacttgaggtcccgtgttttttgttatccacagtgtgtgtgtatgcatccagaatggatccctcatggatacggAAGGACGACTGTATTAATGttaatcataaatcataattcccctatatcactgaatgtaatggcaatacagtgggaccttgttatccactggagtttggttcctggatgccccatggataacaaaatctatggatgctcaagtcccattaaatataatggcagagtaaaatggtgtcccttctacagaatgaaaaatcaaggtttgctatttggaatttatactttttttgaatatttccaagacgcggatgcttgaatccgtggataaaagatctgtgggtaaggagggccaactgtagctgtgacataaaacaactagcaaaagtaAAATCATACCTTTTAAATTCCAACGCCATACACACAGCCTGTATTTACATGCGCATAGTTTCAAgcggttaaagtgaaaatttggccagatttgatgtttttgaagaaaattttaaaataattaaacgtTTTAATTGTAAAgagtttttcattttaattgcaaATGATGGGTGAGTGGGATGAGAGGCGAAAGGAGCGAGGCTGGCGTTTCCGCTATCTGGCCTTCCGCTGCTCCAGGAAATATACAGAGCGCTCCCCAGGGACCTTGACTTCTGTCTTCAGATTTAATTAGCAAATCCATAACGTTAACTAAGTCTGCTTCAGAATGCATTCACAGCAATGGATGGCTTTCCAAACACTGTAAGAGAAACAAATTCCTTTCTCAAAAGTCaccttccaagctctggctgCGCTGTAACATCATATACACCTCTCCTTCCAACCAGGTGAGAAGGTGGAGCGCAGGTGGTCCAGAATGTTGTCTGATTTCTCACTCGCTTCTCTTGCCTCCCCCAGATTTCGGCCTTGTCCAGCACAGGTGCCACGGAGAGCCTCATTGTCTTGGAACGGGAGAAGCACCGGCCCCATGATGTTGGCTCTGTGCAATGGGCGGGAAGCACCTTTGGCCCCATGCAGAAAAGTCGCTTGGGGGAGCATGAGTTCGAGGCCCTCATGAGGATGCTGGACAACCTTGTACGTCTTCTGCAAGTGGGGAAGCCCTAATGCATTGGGTGTTGTGCTGTTGGAGTCCTGGGTAGCCATACAGATGTGTGTTCATGTCTCCCTTCTTTCCCCTTAACAGGGCTACCGGACCGGCTACGCATACCGCCATCCCTTTGTCCAGGAGAAGACCAAGCACAAGAGCGAAGTGGAGATCCCGGCTACCGTCACGGCCTTCATCTTTGAAGAGGAGGGGGCCCCCATCTCCACCCTCCGGCAGCATGCccagaagcagcagaaagaaaagacCCGCTGGCTAAACACCCCAAATACCTACCTGCGGGTGAATGTGGCCGAGGAGAGCCAAGGGATGGCCGGCAGCCAGAGGACCAAAACCACCGTGAGTGAAGCGTCCATCGCTGCATCCGTCCTTGCAAAACTTTATGTACACATGCATTCTTATGCGCATAAGACTTAAAAGGGGTTCAATCTATTTCTCTCtcactccctctttctctccctcatttCCTCCCAAACTGGGTTTGTTCTTCCCAAAACTGGGGTAGATTATTCATCCCTTTGAGGGGCCTTTTTCTACTCAAACTGGGCTTGTTTATCCCCCAGACTGAGCTTATTTTCTTGCAAACTGGGCTTGTTTTCTCCCCAAACAGGGCTTGGTCTTCCCACAAATGGGTGCATTTTTTCAATAACTGGGCTTGTTTTTcctaaaatggagcttcttttttcctattctgctATTTTCCTCCAACTGGGATTGTCCTTTTCTTAACTGGTCTTGGCTTGTTGTTTTGCTCCAAAACTGGACTTGTCCTTCTCAAACCTAGGCTTGATCTTCCCCAAAATGGGCTTATTTCCCCTAAAAAGCTGGCTTGATAAAAGCAAAACTGGTTTGCCGTCCCCTAAACTGGGACTCTTGGCAGACTCTCTGCTCCCCAGTTTGTGGGCTTTCTTTCTTACAAAGCAggctgcagactgggccatcaaACTGGGAATAAAACCAAACAGGCAACGTGGATTTTATGCATCTGGACACTTCCTCTGAACTGATACTAAAGCAAACTTGCCACCCTTGAAGTCAGAAGCACCAAATCAATCCCCGGGCTGTTTCATGGCTATTATCTGCATTGTTTTATCCCTGTTAAAGGAAGTCTCTTTTTGTTCTCCTTAGCAAAACTCCTTCCCTGGGGAGGCCACGGATTTTTGTTCCCTAAAATAAAAGATGTCTATTTCAACAAGCTTTTGAAAGtggaaggtatttttaaaaatgaataaacaaaggGCTTTCAGGAGGACACAGTGCTGCTTTTAGCTGCTTTTTATACATATAATGGAAATGCTTTAATACTATTgacagtttaattgcattttaacattAACTTAACGTATCTTGGCAACAGGATATTCGTtttacagtggggcctccacatacgcggactttttataagcggctttgagtgtacgcgctcaagccgctgggcgcatGCGGGGCAGAAGAGGCaacgcgtcccattcagttgaatgggcgcacgcgcctgTTGCACCGCTcgcgcgcccgttgcaccccacaCACCtcgcaccgccgtgcacgagccccattgtttactaAGGTTGCTTTGCAATATacagcataggcggaaatcgccatacgcggcgggatccggaacggatcccccgcgtatggcgaggttccactgtatattgcAAAGCAACCTTAGTTCAGGAATCTTAGTTGTGGAAAATGTGGAACATGAATAAAGATCAtaattattgatgatgatgatgattatgaagacaatgatgatgatgaagacaatgatgatgacgatgatgatggtTTTTCTCCACTTTCTTCTCACCCTATCCAGTGGATGAAAGCTGATGAGGTGGAAAAATCCAGTAGCGGAACACCAATCCGAATTGAAAACCCAAACCAATTTGTGCCTCTCTATACAGACCCACAAGAAGTCCTGGAAATGAGGAACAAGGTACTTGTCCACTTTCTTGTCTGTCTGGTGCAAGAGAGAGAGCACCACAGCTCCATAGACCAGtattgcactctctctctctcttccttccttccttccttccttccttccttccttccttccttccttccttccttttatttccttttgtttccGTTTGCAGATTCGAGAACAAAACCGCCAGGAAGTGAAGTCTGCAGGGCCCCAATCCCAGCTCCTTGCCAGCGT from Sceloporus undulatus isolate JIND9_A2432 ecotype Alabama chromosome 6, SceUnd_v1.1, whole genome shotgun sequence carries:
- the ADD2 gene encoding beta-adducin — its product is MSEETIPEEVSSSLPTQSQNFNRFSEDDPEYLRIRNMAADLRQDFNLMEQKKRVTMILQSPSFREELESLIQEQMKKGNNSSIWALRQIADFMANTSPSVFPTSPLNLSTVTPINDLHATDSAVLAKGERLMRCKLGSVYRLLDLYGWAQLSSTSVTLRVSKEQDHFLVCPGGLSCHEVTASSLIKVNILGEVVEQGSTNFPVDTQGFSLHSAIYAARPDVRCIIHLRTPATAAVSAMKHGLMLISHDALLAGEMVYFDFNGEMEEEADRVELQKCLGPTCKVLVLRNHGLVALGDTVEEAFYKIFHLQAACEVQISALSSTGATESLIVLEREKHRPHDVGSVQWAGSTFGPMQKSRLGEHEFEALMRMLDNLGYRTGYAYRHPFVQEKTKHKSEVEIPATVTAFIFEEEGAPISTLRQHAQKQQKEKTRWLNTPNTYLRVNVAEESQGMAGSQRTKTTWMKADEVEKSSSGTPIRIENPNQFVPLYTDPQEVLEMRNKIREQNRQEVKSAGPQSQLLASVIAEKSRSPSTESNLADGEVKDEVQADTVLEPEPPNPFSQLTDQELEEYKKEVERKKLGLDGEKDTSLEEEVTSSVTTTEHSPNKPAVKSPPMSPSKSSEGGKKVDSGQAPADPSAEPEAAVVVNGKEEDQTVEELLSKELSQMTTNADTDAPKDKTETVTSGPVSPDGSPSKSPSKKKKKFRAPSFLKKSKKKEKVES